A single window of Nocardia sp. NBC_01327 DNA harbors:
- a CDS encoding TetR/AcrR family transcriptional regulator produces MSSPAKRPRQPRMLLEVRREQVLDAALRLLNRNGYGALTMEAVAKEVDLAKPRVYAAYPGLEPMLVALLEREEQRALMTLADAMPVFEDTGNFDDILLDAMTNLLRAVAANPESWRLLFLPADDAPAPVRTRFDTGRRFALEQLTALLEWGRDRRPGLAELDLELTAISLLAIGEQAGRLVLSQPDRFTPERYRAFARGLLGTMSAPSGS; encoded by the coding sequence CGCCAGCCGCGGATGCTGCTCGAAGTGCGCCGCGAGCAAGTCTTGGATGCGGCGCTCCGACTGCTCAACCGGAACGGGTACGGCGCACTCACCATGGAGGCCGTCGCCAAAGAGGTCGATCTCGCCAAACCCCGTGTCTACGCGGCATATCCGGGTCTGGAGCCGATGCTCGTCGCGCTGCTCGAACGTGAGGAGCAGCGCGCACTGATGACGCTCGCCGACGCCATGCCGGTGTTCGAGGACACCGGCAACTTCGACGACATCCTGCTGGATGCGATGACCAACCTGCTGCGGGCCGTCGCCGCGAATCCCGAATCGTGGCGCCTGCTCTTCCTGCCCGCCGATGACGCCCCCGCCCCGGTCCGCACCCGCTTCGACACCGGACGGCGGTTCGCCCTCGAACAGCTCACCGCGCTCCTGGAGTGGGGCCGCGATCGCCGCCCGGGTCTCGCCGAACTGGACCTCGAACTGACCGCGATCTCACTGCTGGCCATCGGCGAGCAGGCCGGGCGCCTGGTGCTCTCGCAGCCGGATCGATTCACCCCGGAACGCTATCGGGCCTTCGCCCGCGGCCTGCTCGGTACGATGTCGGCGCCTTCCGGCTCCTGA
- a CDS encoding permease, translating to MVAPNGLNIVRTKVSSTYALVVLLVVGLVLQVPLAHAVGTSARLQTAVTIFAGMFIQAVPFLALGVVVSGAIAAFVSPALLRKILPRNESAAIGVAGLAGMALPGCECGVVPVARRLTDQGAPGSVALAFMLSAPATNPVVLIATAVAFPGEPGMVAARFTGSLATAIVMGLVWSRIGRPEWMRPRERGHDHCAAGRTRWEVFTEAARHDLLQAGAFLVLGAAAAAALHVLVPPAWYQQLAGQMVIAVLVMAVLAIVLALCSEADAFVASSMSTLPLLPRLVFLVVGPAVDVKLFAMQAGSFGRRFALRFAPLTFGVAIVCGSIAGYVFLGGAR from the coding sequence GTGGTCGCGCCGAATGGTCTGAATATTGTGCGGACGAAGGTTTCTTCGACCTATGCGCTGGTGGTGCTGCTTGTTGTCGGGCTGGTGCTGCAGGTGCCGCTGGCGCATGCGGTGGGTACATCGGCGCGGCTGCAGACGGCGGTCACGATCTTCGCGGGGATGTTCATCCAGGCGGTGCCGTTCCTGGCGCTCGGGGTGGTGGTCAGTGGGGCCATCGCGGCTTTCGTTTCTCCGGCGCTGCTGCGAAAGATTTTGCCGCGCAATGAATCCGCGGCGATCGGGGTGGCGGGGCTGGCGGGGATGGCATTGCCGGGATGTGAGTGCGGCGTGGTGCCGGTGGCCCGGCGGCTGACAGATCAGGGTGCACCGGGGTCGGTGGCGCTGGCGTTCATGCTGTCGGCGCCCGCGACCAATCCGGTGGTGCTGATCGCGACGGCGGTGGCATTTCCGGGCGAACCGGGCATGGTGGCCGCGCGGTTCACCGGCTCCCTCGCCACGGCGATTGTGATGGGTCTGGTGTGGTCGCGCATCGGCCGCCCGGAGTGGATGCGGCCGCGCGAGCGCGGGCACGACCACTGCGCGGCGGGGCGCACCCGGTGGGAGGTCTTCACCGAGGCCGCCCGGCACGATCTGCTGCAGGCCGGTGCTTTTCTGGTGCTGGGCGCGGCAGCCGCGGCCGCACTGCATGTGCTGGTCCCGCCCGCCTGGTATCAGCAATTGGCGGGGCAGATGGTGATCGCGGTCCTGGTCATGGCGGTACTGGCGATCGTGCTCGCGCTGTGTTCGGAGGCGGACGCCTTCGTCGCCTCGAGCATGTCCACCCTGCCGCTGCTCCCACGGCTGGTGTTCCTGGTGGTGGGCCCGGCGGTGGATGTGAAGCTCTTCGCCATGCAGGCGGGCAGTTTCGGCCGCAGGTTCGCACTCCGATTCGCGCCCTTGACCTTCGGGGTGGCCATTGTCTGCGGCAGCATTGCCGGCTACGTATTCCTCGGAGGCGCGCGATGA
- a CDS encoding TIGR03943 family putative permease subunit translates to MKREAQNLVLLLIGGAVLWITLDGSYARYVKPSLHPYLLVSAAGFIVLALVAIVRDIRRGAAPDEHDEHEHGTGRAQWLLLLPIAALLFIAPPALGANGVQSSSPVQAITGDAASALPGQRAFPPLPAGDAPAVPVVELVQRALQDSTHSLDGREVTISGFIVRPKDLERDHPGAADADLAKVVITCCVADAQYALVHLAGLPEVIPDDQWLQLRGIVRTDSARHDPELTPTFDVTDYQLIPTPKSTYEAAR, encoded by the coding sequence ATGAAACGGGAAGCGCAGAATCTGGTGCTGCTGCTCATCGGCGGCGCGGTCCTGTGGATCACGCTCGACGGCAGCTACGCCCGCTATGTGAAACCGAGCCTGCATCCGTATCTGCTGGTGAGCGCGGCCGGATTCATTGTGCTGGCACTGGTGGCCATTGTTCGCGATATCCGCCGCGGCGCCGCACCCGATGAGCATGACGAGCACGAGCACGGCACCGGCCGAGCGCAGTGGCTGCTGCTCCTGCCGATCGCGGCCCTGCTGTTCATCGCCCCGCCCGCACTGGGCGCGAACGGAGTACAGAGCAGCTCACCGGTCCAGGCCATCACCGGCGATGCGGCCTCGGCACTGCCCGGACAGCGCGCGTTCCCGCCACTGCCTGCCGGCGATGCGCCGGCCGTGCCGGTGGTCGAACTCGTCCAGCGGGCGCTACAGGACTCCACGCATTCGCTGGACGGCAGGGAGGTGACCATCAGCGGATTCATCGTCCGGCCCAAGGATCTCGAACGCGATCACCCGGGCGCCGCGGATGCCGATCTCGCCAAGGTCGTCATCACCTGCTGTGTCGCCGACGCCCAATACGCGCTGGTGCACCTGGCCGGACTGCCGGAGGTGATTCCGGACGACCAGTGGCTGCAACTGCGCGGCATCGTGCGCACCGACAGCGCCCGGCACGACCCGGAACTCACCCCCACCTTCGACGTCACCGACTACCAACTGATTCCGACACCGAAGAGCACCTACGAAGCAGCGCGCTGA
- a CDS encoding DUF4352 domain-containing protein — translation MKYVRRCSTALLGALAVSVALTGCGPSTGDAVVTKANSGGPAAAQAAPAKVGDTIGLKGIASGTKADVTVVQVIDAPTSGDDVDALPPGKRYYAVQFRIVNTGTAAYDDAPSNGAKVVDSQGQTFPASLTYADTSAGPNFGTTLTIAPGDNALGFLVFQVPADATIAKVQFGMDSGMSDRTGQWTVA, via the coding sequence ATGAAGTATGTGCGCCGTTGCTCCACTGCTCTGCTGGGGGCGCTCGCGGTGTCAGTCGCTCTGACCGGTTGCGGTCCGTCGACCGGGGATGCCGTTGTCACCAAGGCCAATTCGGGTGGACCGGCCGCCGCGCAGGCCGCGCCCGCGAAGGTCGGAGACACCATCGGCCTGAAGGGCATAGCGAGCGGCACCAAGGCCGATGTGACGGTGGTGCAGGTGATCGACGCACCGACGAGTGGTGACGACGTGGACGCTCTGCCGCCCGGGAAGCGTTACTACGCAGTGCAATTCCGGATCGTGAACACCGGCACCGCCGCATACGACGATGCGCCCTCCAACGGCGCCAAGGTGGTGGACAGTCAAGGCCAGACCTTCCCCGCCTCCCTCACCTACGCCGACACCTCGGCGGGCCCGAATTTCGGCACCACCTTGACCATCGCTCCGGGTGACAACGCCCTCGGCTTCCTGGTCTTCCAGGTTCCGGCGGACGCCACGATCGCCAAGGTCCAGTTCGGAATGGACAGCGGCATGTCCGACCGCACCGGCCAGTGGACCGTGGCGTAG
- a CDS encoding ester cyclase: protein MTNTRTTAEQIAIRCVRMMGDGAREEFEALVHPEGFNRESAAEPPPARGAGPEAFFASAQWLRAAYTDMSWEIHEVVSDGDLVVLHTTMHGKHVGTFVIYDADGRPAQAFPSTGKSFAATQTHWCRISDGRLIEHWANRDDLGQATQLGWAPPSPAYLLRMQVATRRARRES from the coding sequence ATGACGAATACCCGTACCACCGCCGAGCAGATCGCGATTCGCTGCGTGCGGATGATGGGCGACGGCGCTCGCGAGGAATTCGAAGCCCTGGTGCACCCCGAGGGGTTCAATCGCGAGTCCGCCGCCGAACCGCCGCCCGCTCGCGGCGCCGGGCCGGAGGCGTTCTTCGCCAGCGCACAGTGGCTGCGCGCCGCGTATACCGACATGAGCTGGGAGATCCATGAGGTGGTCTCCGACGGCGATCTCGTTGTCCTGCACACCACGATGCACGGCAAACACGTCGGCACCTTCGTGATCTACGATGCGGACGGCCGGCCCGCACAGGCATTCCCGTCGACCGGAAAATCCTTCGCCGCCACCCAGACCCACTGGTGCCGGATCAGCGACGGCCGGTTGATCGAACACTGGGCGAACCGCGACGATCTCGGTCAGGCCACCCAGCTCGGCTGGGCCCCACCCTCTCCGGCCTACCTGCTGCGCATGCAGGTCGCCACCCGCCGCGCACGCCGCGAGAGCTGA